One window of the Populus trichocarpa isolate Nisqually-1 chromosome 9, P.trichocarpa_v4.1, whole genome shotgun sequence genome contains the following:
- the LOC7488118 gene encoding pentatricopeptide repeat-containing protein At1g07590, mitochondrial isoform X2 yields MPFKVGWARVFPFIEVMEWVVRERPYRLKELDYSYLLEFTTKHHGISHGEKLFLHVPSEFQNELLYNNLVISCLEKGVIRLSLDYMKKMREQGHPISYLIFNRLIILHSSPGSRKMIPKILAQMRADKVVPHVSTYNILMKIEANEHNVDGLVKVFNDMKRFKVEPNEVSFCILATAHAAARLYTVAEAYVEAVEKSCSGDNWSTLDVLIILYGHLGKEKELERTWGIVLELPHVRSKSYMLAIEAYGKIGQLSRAEELWLEMKSIHGLRSTEQFNSMLSVYCKHGLIKKATGNFREMEINGCKANSITFRHLALGCLKANLVEEALKTLEMGKNLTTSNRVKNSTPWLETTLSIIELFAEKGDVVNVEKLFEELAKAKYVRHTFVFNILIKAYVKAKIYSPNLLRRMILGGARPDAETYSLIKLAEQFRP; encoded by the exons ATGCCTTTCAAAGTTGGATGGGCGAGGGTTTTCCCATTCATCGAG GTGATGGAATGGGTAGTAAGGGAGAGGCCCTACAGGCTCAAGGAACTAGACTACTCTTATTTGTTGGAATTCACAACCAAACATCATGGGATATCACATGGCGAAAAGCTCTTCTTGCATGTCCCGTCTGAGTTTCAGAACGAGTTGCTGTATAACAATCTTGTAATTTCATGCTTGGAAAAAGGTGTCATTAGGCTTTCACTTGATTACATGAAGAAAATGAGGGAACAAGGTCATCCcatttcatatttgattttcaaCCGCCTTATAATCCTCCATTCCTCACCTGGCAGTAGGAAAATGATCCCGAAAATCCTTGCTCAAATGAGGGCTGATAAGGTGGTTCCCCATGTTTCAACATATAATATCCTGATGAAGATTGAAGCAAATGAACATAATGTTGATGGGTTAGTGAAggtatttaatgatatgaaGAGATTTAAAGTTGAGCCGAATGAAGTATCTTTCTGCATATTAGCTACCGCGCATGCAGCGGCAAGGTTGTATACTGTGGCTGAAGCATATGTTGAAGCTGTGGAGAAGTCATGTAGTGGAGACAACTGGTCAACACTTGATGTTTTGATCATATTGTACGGGCATTTAGGAAAGGAGAAGGAACTAGAAAGAACTTGGGGCATTGTACTAGAACTGCCTCATGTTAGGTCTAAAAGTTACATGCTTGCAATTGAAGCATATGGTAAAATTGGACAGCTTAGCCGAGCTGAAGAGCTTTGGTTAGAGATGAAGTCAATACATGGGTTGAGATCAACTGAGCAGTTCAATTCCATGTTATCCGTGTATTGTAAACATGGGCTTATTAAGAAAGCAACTGGGAATTTTAGGGAAATGGAGATAAATGGGTGCAAAGCAAATTCCATAACTTTTCGTCATCTTGCATTGGGTTGTTTAAAGGCTAACTTGGTGGAGGAAGCCTTAAAGACTCTAGAAATGGGGAAAAACTTGACAACAAGCAATAGGGTAAAGAATTCAACCCCATGGTTGGAGACCACTCTATCAATAATTGAACTTTTTGCAGAAAAGGGTGATGTAGTCAACGTTGAGAAATTGTTTGAAGAACTTGCGAAAGCAAAGTACGTAAGGCATACATTTgtattcaatattttaataaaggCTTACGTGAAAGCCAAGATTTACAGTCCAAATCTCTTGAGAAGGATGATTTTAGGGGGTGCTAGGCCAGATGCTGAGACATATAGCCTGATCAAACTTGCTGAGCAGTTTCGACCCTGA
- the LOC7488120 gene encoding protein TRM32 — protein MGRQLERQVSGVGFEDYHPGCMWGILQILDYHYWHSPKKSPLRRKHGRCCQNPKTISFDHYTNEVQEYLSAEAVPLLVEQQTTKTSSPNRIARKAQIQALIAKEKFSRTRSQKADPVHQLEASENSVATINSDWRNPIIILHKSADTAASRFQVPSVSKTTEELVADNSTYHLPCTVNASDCSKQNQLSDEDAFSLENCDNSLNLSHAKRLNREISCPQFKERVDFMDILKANEKLLEILQDPGVQNTHVQQTSKAKVRLRRSGSFPAADCSHITFVRPSTIEHKQKEIWSFPKGVKPSIGNPAPRSTASKSLEDFYEKSIDLKVSNHGVTSIDQETQFSSLESSQGLHKYKWHLSFMSPFKGLKKKIKYALTESKRESDHESTNTSRYEVPSGYKFSTDEEEMSKKLKEITIHQDGVENPTSFQETNSFDNDFSKAQAPRIRRGSSLKESLDGYARLFEYNFSKQVKWNQYQSKSLKLSSEDKSQSSGLKSFRRRLSLPDIESIYLIPNESSSDALSSNMSTTTGMDYDANVKTDILNDLKSVSTPEVRKQFKRLDTVEETELQSNMEERAGSMDNNECSGGLMASINEGSAITSELNQDTMGPERGDQSSLSNQGIGSAITSIREHEEQSPISVLETHFRDDITCLVEFPMSEGSELHPGHICVDEPDSPVTLQDRSTGDSLEETRSSTSHANAENASTMVGARFLHLELNRPEDDADFNYLRDVLEVSGFIGPESLGTWYSLEQPLSPTLFKALEAYLHKGLESSSEDVAYNCDHLLLFDLINEELLDIYESSLAYFPKLFSFTQRVRPLPRGNNVIDEVWKRISWHRRSTSEMEQSIEDIVARDCEKGDGWMNLQLDAEDAALDLEDLIFDELVDEVMCSYTR, from the exons ATGGGGAGACAGTTGGAGCGCCAAGTTTCGGGTGTTGGATTTGAGGACTATCATCCAGGTTGCATGTGGGGAATACTTCAAATTCTTGACTACCATTATTGGCACAGTCCTAAAAAATCACCTCTGCGCAGAAAGCATGGCAGAT GCTgccaaaatccaaaaacaatctCTTTTGATCATTACACCAATGAAGTACAGGAATATTTGAGTGCTGAAGCAGTCCCCTTGCTG GTTGAACAGCAAACTACAAAGACTAGCTCCCCCAACAGAATTGCTAGAAAAGCCCAGATACAAGCTTTAATTGCCAAGGAGAAATTTTCAAGAACACGGTCACAGAAAGCTGATCCAGTCCACCAATTAGAAGCTTCAGAAAATAGCGTTGCTACAATAAATAGTGATTGGAGAAATCCAATCATTATTCTTCACAAAAGTGCTGATACTGCTGCCTCCAGATTTCAGGTTCCATCAGTGTCCAAGACAACTGAAGAACTAGTTGCAGACAATAGTACGTATCATCTGCCTTGCACTGTGAATGCCAGTGACTGCTCAAAACAAAACCAGCTTTCTGACGAGGATGCATTTTCCTTGGAGAACTGTGATAACTCATTAAACCTTTCACATGCTAAGCGTCTCAACAGAGAAATTTCATGCCCTCAGTTTAAGGAGAGGGTGGATTTTATGGACATCCTTAAGGCAAATGAAAAGCTGTTGGAAATCCTACAGGATCCAGGCGTTCAGAACACCCATGTCCAGCAGACTTCCAAAGCAAAGGTAAGATTAAGGAGGTCAGGATCATTTCCTGCAGCTGACTGTTCACACATTACATTTGTTAGGCCTAGTACAATTGAGCACAAGCAGAAGGAAATTTGGTCCTTTCCAAAGGGAGTGAAGCCATCCATCGGGAATCCAGCACCAAGGTCTACTGCATCCAAGTCTTTGGAAGATTTTTATGAGAAGTCAATAGATTTAAAGGTTAGCAATCATGGAGTCACTTCTATTGATCAAGAAACACAGTTTTCTTCTCTCGAGTCATCTCAGGGATTACATAAATACAAGTGGCATCTTTCATTTATGAGTCCTTTTAAAggtcttaagaaaaaaataaagtatgcACTCACAGAAAGCAAAAGGGAGAGTGACCATGAATCAACAAATACAAGTCGCTACGAAGTTCCTTCTGGATACAAGTTTTCCACCGATGAGGAAGAGATGTCTAAGAAGTTGAAGGAAATCACAATTCATCAGGATGGTGTAGAAAATCCCACAAGTTTTCAGGAGACGAATAGTTTCGATAATGATTTCAGCAAAGCTCAAGCCCCACGCATAAGAAGAGGATCCTCTCTAAAGGAGTCACTGGATGGTTATGCTCGATTGTTTGAGTACAATTTCAGTAAACAGGTCAAGTGGAACCAGTATCAATCTAAAAGCTTAAAATTGTCGAGTGAAGATAAATCTCAATCAAGTGGTCTGAAATCCTTCAGAAGGAGACTCTCTCTGCCAGATATCGAGTCTATATATCTCATTCCAAATGAGTCCTCAAGTGATGCGCTTAGTTCAAATATGTCAACTACGACTGGAATGGACTATGATGCAAATGTTAAAACTGACATTCTTAATGACTTGAAGTCCGTAAGCACTCCTGAAGTTAGAAAACAATTCAAACGACTAGATACTGTTGAAGAAACTGAACTTCAGAGCAACATGGAAGAAAGAGCTGGCAGCATGGACAATAATGAATGTTCAGGTGGTCTAATGGCAAGTATCAACGAAGGAAGTGCTATTACAAGTGAACTAAATCAGGATACAATGGGACCTGAAAGGGGAGATCAGAGTTCTCTGAGTAATCAGGGGATTGGTTCAGCAATCACCTCCATTAGAGAGCATGAAGAACAAAGTCCGATTTCAGTTCTTGAGACTCATTTTCGAGATGATATAACTTGCCTAGTAGAGTTCCCAATGTCAGAAG GTTCAGAGCTGCATCCTGGGCACATTTGTGTTGATGAACCAGATTCTCCTGTCACTTTACAAGACAGGTCAACTGGAGATTCCTTGGAAGAAACTCGCAGCTCTACCAGCCATGCGAATGCAGAAAATGCAAGCACAATGGTTGGTGCTCGATTCCTTCATTTGGAATTGAACAGGCCAGAAGATGATGCTGATTTCAATTATTTGAGAGATGTGCTTGAGGTGTCCGGCTTCATTGGGCCAGAGTCCCTTGGAACATGGTATTCATTAGAGCAGCCCTTGAGTCCAACATTGTTTAAGGCTTTGGAAGCTTATTTGCACAAaggacttgaatcttcctcggaGGATGTTGCCTACAATTGTGATCACCTGCTtctgtttgatttgattaacgAGGAACTGCTCGACATATATGAGAGCTCATTAGCCTACTTCCCCAAGCTCTTCTCTTTCACTCAACGCGTCCGTCCACTGCCCAGAGGAAATAATGTTATTGATGAAGTCTGGAAAAGAATTAGCTGGCACAGGAGGTCAACCTCAGAAATGGAGCAATCAATAGAGGATATAGTAGCTCGAGACTGCGAAAAAGGTGATGGTTGGATGAACCTTCAATTGGATGCTGAGGATGCAGCGCTAGACCTGGAAGATTTGATTTTCGACGAGCTTGTAGATGAAGTTATGTGTTCATATACACGGTAG
- the LOC7488118 gene encoding pentatricopeptide repeat-containing protein At1g07590, mitochondrial isoform X1 has translation MQALALLRHRRFSQTINQTLFIPSLFVYQTPYTCFNFLNTHTIDKFPKKSLDPEGPKCLSSRIEKLPRGESVGYAFQSWMGEGFPIHRGDVFHTINRLRKLRLNKRALEVMEWVVRERPYRLKELDYSYLLEFTTKHHGISHGEKLFLHVPSEFQNELLYNNLVISCLEKGVIRLSLDYMKKMREQGHPISYLIFNRLIILHSSPGSRKMIPKILAQMRADKVVPHVSTYNILMKIEANEHNVDGLVKVFNDMKRFKVEPNEVSFCILATAHAAARLYTVAEAYVEAVEKSCSGDNWSTLDVLIILYGHLGKEKELERTWGIVLELPHVRSKSYMLAIEAYGKIGQLSRAEELWLEMKSIHGLRSTEQFNSMLSVYCKHGLIKKATGNFREMEINGCKANSITFRHLALGCLKANLVEEALKTLEMGKNLTTSNRVKNSTPWLETTLSIIELFAEKGDVVNVEKLFEELAKAKYVRHTFVFNILIKAYVKAKIYSPNLLRRMILGGARPDAETYSLIKLAEQFRP, from the exons ATGCAGGCACTAGCTCTTTTGAGGCATCGCCGGTTCTCACAAACAATTAATCAAACACTTTTTATCCCCTCTTTATTTGTCTATCAAACACCTTATACTTGCTTCAACTTTCTAAATACCCACACAATTGATAAATTTCCCAAGAAAAGCTTAGACCCAGAAGGACCGAAGTGCTTATCTTCGAGAATTGAGAAACTTCCGAGAGGAGAATCAGTTGGATATGCCTTTCAAAGTTGGATGGGCGAGGGTTTTCCCATTCATCGAGGTGATGTTTTTCACACAATTAATCGCTTAAGGAAGCTCAGATTAAACAAACGCGCACTTGAG GTGATGGAATGGGTAGTAAGGGAGAGGCCCTACAGGCTCAAGGAACTAGACTACTCTTATTTGTTGGAATTCACAACCAAACATCATGGGATATCACATGGCGAAAAGCTCTTCTTGCATGTCCCGTCTGAGTTTCAGAACGAGTTGCTGTATAACAATCTTGTAATTTCATGCTTGGAAAAAGGTGTCATTAGGCTTTCACTTGATTACATGAAGAAAATGAGGGAACAAGGTCATCCcatttcatatttgattttcaaCCGCCTTATAATCCTCCATTCCTCACCTGGCAGTAGGAAAATGATCCCGAAAATCCTTGCTCAAATGAGGGCTGATAAGGTGGTTCCCCATGTTTCAACATATAATATCCTGATGAAGATTGAAGCAAATGAACATAATGTTGATGGGTTAGTGAAggtatttaatgatatgaaGAGATTTAAAGTTGAGCCGAATGAAGTATCTTTCTGCATATTAGCTACCGCGCATGCAGCGGCAAGGTTGTATACTGTGGCTGAAGCATATGTTGAAGCTGTGGAGAAGTCATGTAGTGGAGACAACTGGTCAACACTTGATGTTTTGATCATATTGTACGGGCATTTAGGAAAGGAGAAGGAACTAGAAAGAACTTGGGGCATTGTACTAGAACTGCCTCATGTTAGGTCTAAAAGTTACATGCTTGCAATTGAAGCATATGGTAAAATTGGACAGCTTAGCCGAGCTGAAGAGCTTTGGTTAGAGATGAAGTCAATACATGGGTTGAGATCAACTGAGCAGTTCAATTCCATGTTATCCGTGTATTGTAAACATGGGCTTATTAAGAAAGCAACTGGGAATTTTAGGGAAATGGAGATAAATGGGTGCAAAGCAAATTCCATAACTTTTCGTCATCTTGCATTGGGTTGTTTAAAGGCTAACTTGGTGGAGGAAGCCTTAAAGACTCTAGAAATGGGGAAAAACTTGACAACAAGCAATAGGGTAAAGAATTCAACCCCATGGTTGGAGACCACTCTATCAATAATTGAACTTTTTGCAGAAAAGGGTGATGTAGTCAACGTTGAGAAATTGTTTGAAGAACTTGCGAAAGCAAAGTACGTAAGGCATACATTTgtattcaatattttaataaaggCTTACGTGAAAGCCAAGATTTACAGTCCAAATCTCTTGAGAAGGATGATTTTAGGGGGTGCTAGGCCAGATGCTGAGACATATAGCCTGATCAAACTTGCTGAGCAGTTTCGACCCTGA
- the LOC7488119 gene encoding metallothionein-like protein type 2 isoform X2, whose translation MSCCGGNCGCGSGCKCGSGCNGMYPDLSFSETTTSQTIIAGVAPVRMFYESSEMNFGAENGCKCGSNCTCDPCSCK comes from the exons ATGTCTTGCTGTGGAGGAAACTGTGGCTGCGGCTCTGGATGCAAGTGCGGCAGTGGCTGCAATGG CATGTACCCAGACTTGAGTTTCTCCGAGACCACCACAAGTCAGACAATCATTGCTGGTGTAGCTCCAGTTAGGAT GTTCTACGAGAGCTCTGAGATGAACTTTGGTGCTGAGAATGGCTGCAAATGTGGATCAAACTGCACCTGTGATCCATGCTCCTGCAAATGA
- the LOC7488119 gene encoding metallothionein-like protein type 2 isoform X1 — protein MSCCGGNCGCGSGCKCGSGCNGCSMYPDLSFSETTTSQTIIAGVAPVRMFYESSEMNFGAENGCKCGSNCTCDPCSCK, from the exons ATGTCTTGCTGTGGAGGAAACTGTGGCTGCGGCTCTGGATGCAAGTGCGGCAGTGGCTGCAATGG ATGCAGCATGTACCCAGACTTGAGTTTCTCCGAGACCACCACAAGTCAGACAATCATTGCTGGTGTAGCTCCAGTTAGGAT GTTCTACGAGAGCTCTGAGATGAACTTTGGTGCTGAGAATGGCTGCAAATGTGGATCAAACTGCACCTGTGATCCATGCTCCTGCAAATGA